A stretch of Haloprofundus halophilus DNA encodes these proteins:
- a CDS encoding metallophosphoesterase translates to MSEFVVGDRAVFLPASGTLVVADLHVGRDEASDVEVPLGERADLRDRLAASLDRFSPAEVVFAGDVLHSFGRASAATETSLNGLTAACRDRGARPVLVAGNHDTMLSSVWDGPVHDEYRLVGKPGDDSGGGGEESEVLVCHGHEEPDGVVDCYVVGHDHPTITIEGRRRPCVLYGPGTYRGGDVLMLPAFNRLAPGVEINGMRTRDFQSPLVTDAEALRPLVYDEAADEALRFPPLGKLRRLL, encoded by the coding sequence GTGTCCGAGTTCGTCGTCGGCGACCGCGCCGTCTTCCTCCCGGCGAGCGGGACGCTCGTCGTCGCCGACCTCCACGTCGGGCGCGACGAGGCCTCCGACGTGGAGGTCCCGCTGGGCGAGCGCGCGGACCTCCGAGACAGACTCGCCGCGTCGCTCGACCGGTTCTCCCCCGCGGAAGTCGTCTTCGCGGGCGACGTGCTCCACTCGTTCGGTCGCGCGTCGGCGGCGACCGAAACGAGCCTGAACGGACTGACCGCCGCCTGCCGCGACCGCGGCGCTCGGCCCGTCCTCGTCGCCGGGAACCACGATACGATGCTGTCGTCGGTGTGGGACGGACCGGTTCACGACGAGTATCGACTCGTCGGAAAGCCGGGAGACGACAGCGGCGGCGGTGGCGAGGAGAGCGAAGTGCTCGTCTGCCACGGCCACGAGGAACCCGACGGGGTCGTCGACTGCTACGTCGTCGGCCACGACCACCCGACCATCACCATCGAGGGGCGACGCCGACCCTGTGTCCTCTACGGACCCGGAACCTACCGCGGCGGCGACGTGCTGATGCTCCCGGCGTTCAACCGTCTCGCGCCCGGCGTCGAGATAAACGGGATGCGGACCCGCGATTTCCAATCGCCGCTCGTCACCGACGCGGAGGCGCTCCGCCCGCTCGTCTACGACGAAGCGGCGGACGAGGCGCTGCGATTCCCGCCGCTCGGGAAGCTTCGGCGGCTGCTCTGA
- a CDS encoding metal-dependent transcriptional regulator produces the protein MLSDVMEDYLKAIYTLQTEHGPPVSTSAVAEYLDKTAPTVTSMLGKLEDRGLVDREKYKGVELTDEGETVALEVLRHHRLLEAYLTEHLDYSWSEVHDEADALEHHISEAFERRVAEALGNPEFDPHGDPIPNVDLDPVEDETTRLSEYGEGDRVVVARVSDRDEEELKYLAEAGLTPGTEVEIVDVAPFGMVTVLVGGHEQSLPESVAHSIRVEPVGEPESAPAGVGGA, from the coding sequence ATGTTGAGCGACGTGATGGAGGACTACCTGAAGGCCATCTACACCCTCCAGACCGAACACGGACCGCCGGTTTCGACCTCCGCCGTCGCGGAGTATCTCGACAAGACCGCGCCGACGGTGACGAGCATGCTCGGGAAACTCGAAGACCGCGGCCTCGTCGACCGCGAGAAGTACAAGGGCGTCGAGTTGACCGACGAGGGGGAGACGGTCGCACTGGAGGTGCTCCGCCACCACCGACTGCTGGAGGCGTACCTGACGGAGCATCTCGACTACTCGTGGAGCGAGGTCCACGACGAGGCCGACGCGCTCGAACACCACATCAGCGAGGCGTTCGAACGGCGCGTCGCCGAGGCGCTCGGCAACCCGGAGTTCGACCCCCACGGCGACCCGATTCCGAACGTCGACCTCGACCCCGTCGAGGACGAGACGACCCGGCTGAGCGAGTACGGCGAGGGTGACCGCGTCGTCGTCGCGCGCGTCTCCGACCGCGACGAGGAGGAACTGAAGTACCTCGCCGAGGCCGGACTCACCCCCGGTACCGAGGTCGAGATAGTCGACGTCGCGCCGTTCGGGATGGTGACCGTCCTCGTCGGCGGTCACGAACAGAGCCTCCCCGAGTCGGTCGCGCACTCGATCCGCGTCGAACCGGTCGGCGAACCCGAATCCGCCCCCGCAGGGGTGGGTGGTGCGTGA
- a CDS encoding glycerol dehydrogenase: protein MARVFKSPASYVQGAGVADQLGEHTAAFGESALLLADEIVLDIVEETVRSSLESADIELSTVTFEGEASDAEIERVTDEAEEQGVDFIVGAGGGKTLDTAKAVKEDATIPVVSMPTVASTDAPTSSLSVIYSEHGEFERYRFYSSHPELVLVDTALVASAPTRFFTSGVGDALATWFEADATYRSTGTTIFGERPTRSGHALAELCYETLREHALSAVQAVERDAVTESVEAVTEANTLLSGLGFESGGLAAAHSVHNGLTQLEATHDATHGEKVNVGTLTQLVLEGKDDAFVRDIFEFSEAVGLPVTLADIGLEDPSRDDLDRVAEAACVEDETIHNEPFPVDPAMVRDALLTADALGRQVRER from the coding sequence ATGGCACGAGTGTTCAAATCCCCGGCCAGCTACGTACAGGGAGCGGGCGTCGCCGACCAACTCGGCGAGCACACCGCAGCGTTCGGTGAGTCGGCACTGTTGCTCGCCGACGAAATCGTCCTCGACATCGTCGAAGAGACGGTCCGGTCGAGCCTCGAATCGGCCGATATCGAGCTGTCGACCGTCACCTTCGAGGGCGAAGCCTCCGACGCGGAGATCGAGCGCGTCACCGACGAAGCCGAAGAGCAGGGAGTCGACTTCATCGTCGGCGCGGGCGGTGGAAAGACGCTTGACACCGCGAAGGCCGTCAAGGAGGACGCGACCATCCCCGTCGTCTCGATGCCGACCGTCGCCTCGACGGACGCGCCGACGAGCAGCCTCTCGGTCATCTACAGCGAACACGGCGAGTTCGAGCGCTACCGCTTCTACTCGTCGCACCCCGAACTCGTGCTCGTCGACACCGCGCTCGTCGCGTCGGCCCCGACTCGGTTCTTCACCTCCGGCGTCGGCGACGCGCTCGCGACGTGGTTCGAAGCCGACGCAACCTACCGGTCGACGGGGACGACTATCTTCGGTGAGCGGCCGACGCGCAGCGGTCACGCGCTCGCGGAACTCTGTTACGAGACGCTCCGCGAGCACGCGCTCTCGGCGGTGCAGGCCGTCGAGCGCGACGCGGTCACGGAGAGCGTCGAAGCCGTCACGGAGGCGAACACGCTCCTGAGCGGGTTGGGCTTCGAGAGCGGCGGTCTCGCGGCGGCGCACTCGGTGCACAACGGCCTGACGCAGTTGGAGGCGACCCACGACGCGACCCACGGCGAGAAGGTGAACGTCGGGACGCTGACGCAACTGGTGTTGGAGGGCAAGGACGACGCGTTCGTTCGCGACATCTTCGAGTTCTCGGAGGCGGTCGGCCTCCCGGTGACGCTCGCGGACATCGGCCTCGAAGACCCGAGCCGCGACGACCTCGACCGCGTGGCCGAGGCCGCCTGCGTCGAAGACGAGACAATCCACAACGAACCGTTCCCGGTCGACCCTGCGATGGTCCGCGACGCGTTGCTGACCGCCGACGCGCTGGGACGACAGGTTCGCGAGCGGTAA
- a CDS encoding threonine synthase — MQSNEAFSGLACVDCGTVHGADVPGRCPDCGGFLDAQYDYDAVDPDWESFAGEKRGLWSFESLLPFSASDAVSAAEGRTPLVDAPRLAEELGVGRVVVKDEGRNPTGTFLDRGMSLALTAASQHAESDDIEPLALATPGNAGQSAAAYAGRVGLRSYSFVPSRSAFSNKAMINVHGGEMRVVGGRYPQAKDAVDEQLATDYYSLQEFTTPYRHEGAKTLAFEVVADLDGEIPDAVVVPASTGELVVGLEKGFRELREIGLVDDVPPLYAVQPENCAPIVAAVERGADTIEPWEVPDTIVGELEVPDPEGGELALAALDEAGGDAVAVSDDDILASAVAAAQHEAIEVGVAGGAAPAGAWSLAEEGRFGDDDTVVLVNTESGLKTPDVLRSHLMGQGI; from the coding sequence ATGCAGAGCAACGAGGCGTTCTCCGGACTCGCGTGCGTCGACTGCGGGACGGTCCACGGCGCGGACGTTCCCGGTCGGTGCCCCGACTGCGGCGGCTTTCTCGACGCGCAGTACGATTACGACGCGGTCGACCCCGACTGGGAGTCGTTCGCGGGTGAGAAACGGGGGCTGTGGTCGTTCGAGTCGCTCCTCCCGTTTTCGGCGAGCGACGCCGTCAGCGCCGCCGAGGGGCGGACGCCGCTCGTGGACGCGCCCCGACTCGCCGAGGAACTCGGCGTCGGCCGCGTCGTCGTGAAAGACGAGGGTCGCAACCCGACCGGGACGTTCCTCGACCGGGGGATGAGCCTCGCGCTGACCGCCGCGAGCCAGCACGCCGAGAGCGACGATATCGAACCGCTCGCGCTGGCGACGCCGGGTAACGCCGGCCAGTCGGCGGCGGCGTACGCCGGGCGCGTCGGTCTCCGCTCGTACTCGTTCGTCCCCTCGCGGTCGGCCTTCTCGAACAAGGCGATGATAAACGTCCACGGCGGCGAGATGCGCGTGGTCGGCGGGCGCTACCCGCAGGCGAAAGACGCCGTCGACGAGCAGCTGGCGACCGACTACTACTCGCTGCAGGAGTTCACCACGCCGTATCGCCACGAGGGCGCGAAGACGCTCGCCTTCGAGGTGGTCGCGGACCTCGACGGCGAGATTCCCGACGCCGTCGTCGTCCCCGCCTCGACGGGCGAACTCGTCGTCGGCCTCGAAAAAGGATTCCGCGAACTCCGCGAAATCGGACTCGTCGACGACGTGCCGCCGTTGTACGCGGTTCAACCCGAGAACTGCGCACCCATCGTCGCCGCCGTCGAACGCGGTGCGGACACCATCGAACCGTGGGAGGTGCCCGACACCATCGTCGGCGAACTCGAAGTACCCGACCCCGAGGGTGGCGAACTCGCGCTCGCCGCGCTCGACGAGGCCGGCGGCGACGCCGTCGCCGTCTCCGACGACGACATTCTCGCGTCCGCCGTCGCCGCCGCGCAGCACGAGGCCATCGAGGTCGGCGTCGCCGGCGGTGCGGCCCCGGCAGGCGCGTGGAGCCTCGCGGAGGAAGGTCGGTTCGGCGACGACGACACCGTCGTCCTCGTCAACACCGAATCGGGACTGAAGACGCCGGACGTGCTCCGAAGCCACCTGATGGGACAGGGCATCTGA
- a CDS encoding NAD(P)/FAD-dependent oxidoreductase — protein MPDDTAVSVVGAGLAGLVAARHLADAGFDVTVYEEREEVGGRVRTEREDGYTFDRGFQVLFTAYPAVQRELDLDALNLRTFSPGAVIARPGKRSVLSDPFRDPGSLTESLRNDEVTLWDKARTLALRQHVTSRRESEFFTGEEPSIREYLEDWGFSDGYVENFVAPFYGGITLDRSLGTSKSVFEYTFRALSRGRIGVPAAGMQAIPEQLAAKAREAGAEIRLGETVEAVEGADEDESATVTVDGEEIDSEAVVVAADPKAARDLTGVESIPTEGTGCVTQYYAIRGGASLGTDRKLLLNAGDATPNTVVPLSEVAPEYAPENTVFLNATFLGRNAQNADEETLFERTREELSAWYPDRTFDGLRLLKTTRVPFAQFVQPPGIHETLPDVDDPDGWVYLAGDYTEWSSIQGAMESGRKAARAVAEDLQ, from the coding sequence ATGCCAGACGATACAGCCGTTTCCGTGGTCGGCGCGGGTCTCGCGGGCCTCGTCGCCGCCCGCCACCTCGCCGACGCGGGGTTCGACGTCACAGTGTACGAGGAGCGCGAGGAAGTCGGCGGCCGCGTCCGGACGGAACGCGAGGACGGATACACGTTCGACCGCGGGTTCCAGGTGCTGTTCACCGCGTATCCGGCGGTGCAGCGCGAACTCGACCTCGACGCGCTGAATCTCCGGACGTTCTCGCCCGGGGCGGTCATCGCGCGACCCGGCAAGCGCTCGGTGCTGTCGGACCCGTTCCGGGACCCCGGCTCGCTTACCGAGTCGCTTCGCAACGACGAGGTGACGCTCTGGGACAAGGCGCGGACGCTCGCGCTCCGCCAGCACGTCACCAGTCGCCGGGAGTCGGAGTTTTTCACCGGCGAGGAGCCGTCGATCCGCGAGTACCTCGAAGACTGGGGCTTCTCCGACGGGTACGTCGAGAACTTCGTCGCCCCCTTCTACGGCGGCATCACGCTCGACCGGTCGCTCGGCACCTCGAAATCCGTCTTCGAGTACACGTTCCGAGCGCTCTCGCGGGGGAGAATCGGCGTCCCTGCCGCCGGAATGCAGGCCATCCCCGAGCAGTTGGCGGCGAAGGCGCGCGAGGCGGGCGCGGAGATCAGACTGGGCGAGACGGTCGAGGCCGTCGAAGGCGCCGACGAGGACGAGAGCGCCACGGTCACCGTCGACGGCGAGGAGATCGACTCGGAGGCCGTCGTCGTCGCCGCGGACCCGAAGGCGGCGCGCGACCTCACGGGCGTCGAGTCGATTCCCACGGAGGGGACCGGCTGCGTCACCCAGTACTACGCGATTCGCGGCGGTGCGTCGCTCGGAACCGACCGCAAACTCCTGCTCAACGCGGGCGACGCCACGCCCAACACGGTCGTCCCGCTCTCGGAGGTCGCCCCCGAGTACGCGCCGGAGAACACGGTGTTCCTCAACGCGACGTTCCTCGGCAGGAACGCGCAGAACGCCGACGAGGAGACGCTGTTCGAGCGGACGCGCGAGGAGCTGTCGGCGTGGTACCCCGACCGGACGTTCGACGGCCTTCGGCTGCTGAAGACGACGCGCGTCCCGTTCGCGCAGTTCGTCCAACCGCCGGGCATCCACGAGACGCTCCCGGACGTGGACGACCCCGACGGCTGGGTGTACCTCGCGGGCGACTACACCGAGTGGTCGTCGATTCAGGGCGCGATGGAGAGCGGACGGAAGGCGGCGCGGGCGGTCGCCGAAGACCTGCAGTAG
- a CDS encoding iron-sulfur cluster assembly protein — protein sequence MAGKRLRSDPPTSAVTPRRSAILNALDGVTDPELDRSIVDLDYVTDIDLDDEGGSVAADGDRRGKSVTVRLSLPTAWCSPAFAWLMMSDARAAVESLPGVARTRVVLEDHVHETELTDGINDDRPFAEAFDDADGDLDAVRRELDEKARIVRQHRALDALLDAGATPEQLVSLSAADVTFDPLGPESERAIVSVADGAIRLCVPHDSLVDYVEKAESVGVDFESGPLFRTPEGDPISVDQFDLVRRRGRLASVNMRGQGGVCAQLHESRKRQRAREAEGAD from the coding sequence ATGGCGGGTAAACGTCTGCGGAGCGACCCCCCGACGAGTGCGGTCACACCACGTCGCAGTGCGATTCTGAACGCGCTCGACGGCGTCACCGACCCGGAGCTCGACCGCTCCATCGTCGACCTCGACTACGTCACCGACATCGACCTTGACGACGAGGGCGGCAGCGTCGCCGCCGACGGCGACCGCCGCGGCAAGTCGGTGACGGTCCGCCTCTCGCTGCCGACGGCGTGGTGTTCGCCCGCGTTCGCGTGGCTCATGATGAGCGATGCACGCGCGGCCGTCGAGTCGCTCCCCGGCGTCGCCCGAACTCGGGTCGTCCTCGAAGACCACGTCCACGAGACGGAACTCACCGACGGGATAAACGACGACCGCCCGTTCGCCGAGGCGTTCGACGACGCCGACGGCGACCTCGACGCAGTGCGCCGAGAGCTCGACGAGAAGGCGCGAATCGTCCGTCAGCACCGTGCCCTCGACGCGCTGCTCGACGCGGGGGCGACCCCGGAACAACTCGTTTCGCTTTCGGCCGCCGACGTGACGTTCGACCCTCTCGGCCCCGAAAGCGAGCGAGCCATTGTCTCGGTCGCCGACGGCGCGATACGGCTCTGCGTCCCGCACGACTCGCTCGTCGACTACGTCGAAAAAGCCGAGTCGGTCGGCGTCGATTTCGAGTCGGGTCCGCTGTTCCGCACGCCGGAAGGAGACCCGATTTCGGTCGACCAGTTCGACCTCGTCCGCCGCCGCGGTCGCTTGGCGTCGGTGAACATGCGCGGACAGGGCGGCGTCTGCGCGCAACTACACGAGTCCCGAAAACGTCAGCGTGCGCGCGAGGCGGAAGGCGCGGACTGA
- a CDS encoding NAD(P)-dependent alcohol dehydrogenase, translating into MQAARLHEYTDDMEHALSIDEVDRPEPGHGEVVVEVEGAGWCQTDNHIIEGMWTDYVEQELPMTLGHENAGTVVEVGDGVETVSEGDSVICHPVMTCGVCRACRMGEDMYCENLKFPGLTTDGGFAEYLLTSQRSVIPLPEGTDTTDIAPHADAGITAYHAVKKAVRELNPGDHAVVIGVGGLGHIGLQCLNAMSATNIVAVDLKDEALDLATELGAHETVNPTNVDVADAVDDITDGAGARQVLDFVGADQTTELAPDIVSAGGDHHIIGYGGHIHEPSQALVDGEFSFVGNIVGKYTELQELVSLVDRGDVELRTSRYGLDDVNTVAEKLEHGEIEGRAVITP; encoded by the coding sequence ATGCAAGCTGCGAGATTACACGAGTACACCGACGACATGGAGCACGCGCTGTCGATAGACGAAGTCGACCGACCGGAGCCGGGACACGGCGAAGTCGTCGTCGAGGTCGAAGGCGCGGGCTGGTGTCAGACGGACAACCACATCATCGAGGGGATGTGGACCGACTACGTCGAACAGGAGCTTCCGATGACGCTCGGCCACGAGAACGCCGGTACCGTCGTCGAAGTCGGCGACGGCGTCGAGACGGTCTCGGAGGGCGACTCCGTCATCTGTCACCCGGTGATGACCTGCGGCGTCTGTCGCGCCTGCCGGATGGGCGAGGACATGTACTGCGAGAACCTCAAGTTCCCCGGCCTCACGACCGACGGCGGCTTCGCCGAGTATCTGCTCACCTCACAGCGGTCGGTGATTCCGCTGCCCGAGGGGACCGATACGACGGACATCGCCCCGCACGCCGACGCCGGAATCACGGCGTACCACGCCGTCAAGAAGGCCGTCAGAGAGCTGAACCCCGGCGACCACGCCGTCGTCATCGGCGTCGGCGGCCTCGGTCACATCGGCCTGCAGTGTCTGAACGCGATGAGCGCGACGAACATCGTCGCCGTCGACCTGAAAGACGAGGCGCTGGACCTCGCGACCGAACTCGGCGCGCACGAGACGGTGAACCCGACGAACGTCGACGTCGCCGACGCCGTCGATGACATCACCGACGGCGCGGGCGCGCGACAGGTACTCGACTTCGTCGGGGCCGACCAGACCACGGAACTCGCCCCCGACATCGTCTCCGCCGGCGGCGACCACCACATCATCGGCTACGGCGGCCACATCCACGAACCGTCGCAGGCGCTCGTCGACGGCGAGTTCAGCTTCGTCGGCAACATCGTCGGCAAGTACACCGAACTGCAGGAACTCGTCTCGCTCGTGGACCGCGGCGACGTCGAACTGCGCACCTCGCGGTACGGACTGGACGACGTGAACACCGTCGCAGAGAAGCTCGAACACGGCGAGATAGAGGGTCGCGCGGTCATCACGCCGTAG
- a CDS encoding FAD-dependent monooxygenase: protein MTANTTPESEGTQRLTPDVVVVGAGPAGCVLSYLLARSGVETLLLERNATLDREFRGFGFQPYVAWAFDQLGLLDDVLDLPHERVRKAHASVYGRRYRLLDFTDVSPREDYLLLMDQPPLLALLVERANEFETFSFRPATAVTDVRREDGRVVGVEARDRGAGVDLEVESRLVVGADGRYSTVREAAGIDAGLLESELEIVWFKLEDASIDVTTQLRVGESGILVYAPLSDSVAQCGWPIEKGRYSDLRERGIEAFRRDLVSVDPDLRGTVETQLGGFEDCSLLHVEPGLCDRWVDDGVLLLGDAAHVASPFGGQGNSLAVQDAVVAHEVIATALSDAKRSDGALPAERLGRFEERRYPAVERVLRLQRRTESFVTGLLLYGSRVPRRLRAPALRATFGALSLVGSSPLARRQRRLLAYGPDPPRVDTSLFVADESATVD from the coding sequence ATGACTGCGAACACGACTCCCGAATCAGAGGGAACACAGCGACTCACCCCCGACGTGGTCGTCGTCGGGGCCGGCCCCGCCGGTTGCGTCCTGAGCTACCTGCTCGCCCGGAGCGGCGTCGAGACACTCCTCTTGGAACGCAACGCGACGCTCGACCGGGAGTTCCGCGGTTTCGGCTTCCAACCGTACGTGGCGTGGGCGTTCGACCAACTCGGGCTCCTCGACGACGTGCTCGACCTGCCGCACGAACGAGTGCGGAAGGCGCACGCCTCAGTGTACGGACGGCGGTACCGGCTCCTCGACTTCACGGACGTCTCGCCGCGGGAGGACTACCTCCTGCTGATGGACCAACCGCCGCTCCTGGCGCTGCTCGTCGAGCGGGCGAACGAGTTCGAGACGTTCTCGTTTCGGCCGGCGACGGCGGTGACGGACGTCCGGAGAGAGGACGGACGGGTCGTCGGCGTCGAGGCGCGCGACCGAGGGGCCGGCGTCGACCTCGAAGTCGAGAGCCGCCTCGTCGTCGGCGCGGACGGTCGCTACTCGACGGTTCGAGAGGCGGCGGGAATCGACGCGGGGCTGTTGGAGTCGGAACTCGAAATCGTCTGGTTCAAACTCGAAGACGCCAGCATCGACGTGACGACGCAATTGCGCGTCGGCGAGTCCGGTATCCTCGTGTACGCGCCACTCAGCGACTCGGTCGCACAGTGCGGGTGGCCCATCGAGAAGGGACGCTACAGCGACCTCCGAGAGCGGGGCATCGAGGCGTTCCGCCGCGACCTCGTCTCCGTCGACCCCGACCTCCGGGGGACGGTCGAGACCCAGCTCGGGGGCTTCGAGGACTGCTCGCTGCTGCACGTCGAGCCGGGGCTCTGCGACCGCTGGGTCGACGACGGCGTGCTGCTCCTCGGCGACGCCGCGCACGTCGCCTCACCGTTCGGCGGACAGGGAAACAGTCTCGCCGTGCAGGACGCGGTCGTCGCCCACGAGGTGATTGCGACGGCGCTCTCCGACGCGAAGCGAAGCGACGGCGCGCTTCCCGCCGAGCGACTCGGACGATTCGAGGAGCGGCGGTATCCGGCCGTCGAGCGGGTGCTTCGACTGCAACGCCGGACCGAGTCGTTCGTGACGGGGCTGCTCCTGTACGGCTCCCGCGTTCCGCGGCGGCTTCGGGCTCCCGCGTTGCGCGCGACGTTCGGCGCGCTCTCGCTCGTCGGGTCGTCGCCGCTCGCCCGCCGTCAGCGACGGTTGCTCGCGTACGGGCCCGACCCGCCGCGAGTCGACACGAGTCTCTTCGTTGCCGACGAGTCGGCGACGGTCGACTAA
- a CDS encoding amidohydrolase family protein: protein MYRQRGEDVFVVDAHVHHWDASEENIKHDGGEQFIRCFYDYHTGFTPEDRQWTLDEYRTYSADRMVEDLFGNGAVDMAIFQPTHLHEFYEEGFNTVDDNAELVDRYPERFIVNGRFDPRDGEAGKQELERQKEEYDVDGVKLYTAEWKGDSKGWRLDDPETFEFLEKCSELGIENVHPHKGPTIRPLNRDAFDVADVDDAATSFPELNFVVEHVGLPRLDDFCWIAAQEPNVYGGLAVAAPMVQNRPRKFGEIMGELLYWLGEDRLLFGSDYALWNPDWLVELVMEAELTPEQRDEYGVELSTEVMKKVMGENAARLYDIDIEEKKKELQSDEISEQFGLGDHYAADAAAD, encoded by the coding sequence ATGTACCGTCAACGCGGTGAGGACGTGTTCGTCGTCGACGCGCACGTCCACCACTGGGACGCCAGCGAGGAGAACATCAAGCACGACGGCGGCGAGCAGTTCATCCGCTGTTTCTACGACTACCACACCGGCTTCACCCCCGAGGACCGACAGTGGACGCTCGACGAGTACCGAACGTACAGCGCCGACCGGATGGTCGAGGACCTGTTCGGCAACGGTGCGGTCGACATGGCCATCTTCCAGCCGACGCACCTGCACGAGTTCTACGAGGAGGGGTTCAACACCGTCGACGACAACGCCGAACTCGTCGACCGGTACCCCGAACGGTTCATCGTCAACGGCCGCTTCGACCCGCGCGACGGCGAGGCGGGTAAGCAGGAACTGGAGCGACAGAAGGAGGAGTACGACGTCGACGGCGTGAAGCTCTACACCGCCGAGTGGAAAGGTGACTCGAAGGGGTGGCGACTCGACGACCCCGAGACGTTCGAGTTCCTCGAGAAGTGCAGCGAACTGGGCATCGAGAACGTCCACCCGCACAAGGGGCCGACGATTCGACCGCTGAACCGCGACGCTTTCGACGTGGCCGACGTCGACGACGCGGCCACCTCCTTCCCCGAACTCAACTTCGTTGTCGAACACGTGGGTCTCCCTCGACTCGACGACTTCTGCTGGATCGCCGCGCAGGAACCGAACGTCTACGGCGGCCTCGCCGTCGCCGCGCCGATGGTGCAGAACCGACCACGGAAGTTCGGCGAGATAATGGGTGAACTGCTCTACTGGCTCGGAGAGGACCGCCTGCTGTTCGGCAGCGACTACGCGCTGTGGAACCCCGACTGGCTCGTCGAACTGGTGATGGAAGCCGAGCTCACCCCCGAGCAGCGCGACGAGTACGGCGTCGAACTCTCGACCGAGGTGATGAAGAAGGTGATGGGCGAGAACGCCGCCCGCCTCTACGACATCGACATCGAGGAGAAGAAGAAGGAACTCCAGTCCGACGAGATATCCGAGCAGTTCGGACTGGGCGACCATTACGCCGCGGACGCGGCCGCAGACTGA